Proteins encoded in a region of the Nicotiana tomentosiformis chromosome 9, ASM39032v3, whole genome shotgun sequence genome:
- the LOC104088769 gene encoding G-type lectin S-receptor-like serine/threonine-protein kinase RKS1, translating to MSQKKKFLIILILVFILVLVPFCTSTDSISFNQSLKDGDLLISSKKSFALGFFSPGNSNKRYIGIWYNNVPEQTVVWVANRDNPINSTSGILSINLTGNLDILDKKTKILAWKTNISSATMRGNSYSAQLLDSGNFVLFQDSKREVIVWQSFDYPTNTILPNMKYGNDKKTGLIRSLTSWKSMEDPGSGEYVYKIEINGTVPQVFLYKNSNRIWRTGPWTGLGWSGVPEMKPGYIFSINYVDNDSEVSVTFSMRDSAISRLVLNESGMMNILNWQESAQKWVQFWYAPKDPCDNYVHCGKNSNCNLYNLAEFECSCLLGYEPRDNRSWYLRDGSHGCLRKKDENVCKNGKGFAKLTNVKIPDTYTAILNKSMGLQECEQLCLNNCSCTAYASANVSVGGIGCITWYGDLIDTREFTDGGQDFYIRVSASTLAQFLEKSNGYHRKRTIVIVTVCIIAILVALSIACCLVIWKKRKDKEDQFTSLITLKRNLASYENSSRGNEIDGSEHVDVLIFDLNTIISATDDFSDANKLGEGGFGSVYKGQLNNGQEIAVKRLSKTSGQGVEEFKNEVTLIAKVQHRNLVKLLGCCIQKGEKMLVYEYLPNKGLDNFIFDKTKGSQLDWRKRFEIIVGIARGLSYLHYDSRVRIIHRDLKASNVLLDASMQPKISDFGTARIFGGDQIEANTNRVVGTYGYMSPEYAMEGHFSVKSDVFSFGVLLLEIITGRKNTTHYQDHSLNLVGNVWDFWNDDKAIEVVDPLLGEWYETGEVLRCIQIGLLCVQSHANDRPMMSEVVFMLCNETKLSNPGQPGFVFRSRNSSSLPYSSSASVGTSVNDTSITTHHAR from the exons ATGtcccaaaagaaaaagttcttgatAATACTAATACTAGTATTTATCTTAGTTCTTGTCCCATTCTGTACTTCCACTGATTCCATCTCCTTCAACCAGTCTTTAAAAGATGGAGATTTGTTAATCTCTTCTAAGAAATCTTTTGCTCTTGGTTTCTTCAGCCCTGGAAATTCCAACAAAAGATATATTGGAATTTGGTACAATAATGTCCCTGAACAAACTGTTGTTTGGGTTGCAAACAGAGACAATCCCATCAATAGCACATCTGGGATTCTCAGTATTAATCTCACAGGAAATCTTGACATACTTGACAAAAAAACCAAAATTTTGGCCTGGAAAACCAATATTTCTTCAGCTACTATGAGAGGAAACTCCTACTCTGCTCAGCTTTTGGATTCAGGGAATTTTGTGTTGTTTCAAGACTCAAAAAGGGAAGTTATTGTATGGCAAAGCTTTGATTATCCTACAAATACTATACTTCCAAACATGAAATATGGGAATGACAAGAAAACCGGTTTGATCCGGTCTCTAACATCTTGGAAGTCGATGGAAGACCCCGGTTCAGGTGAGTATGTGTACAAGATTGAGATAAATGGTACAGTACCACAAGTTTTCCTGTACAAGAATTCTAACAGGATATGGCGAACCGGACCCTGGACTGGTCTTGGCTGGAGTGGTGTACCAGAAATGAAACCTGGATATATTTTCAGTATCAACTATGTTGATAATGATAGTGAGGTCAGTGTAACATTCAGTATGCGCGACTCTGCAATCTCAAGATTAGTATTAAATGAATCAGGGATGATGAATATATTGAACTGGCAAGAAAGTGCTCAGAAATGGGTTCAATTTTGGTACGCACCTAAGGACCCGTGTGATAACTATGTACATTGTGGCAAAAATAGTAATTGCAACTTGTACAATTTGGCTGAATTTGAATGTAGTTGTCTTCTTGGGTACGAGCCAAGGGATAATCGGTCATGGTACCTGAGAGACGGTTCCCATGGGTGTTTGAGAAAGAAAGACGAAAACGTTTGCAAAAATGGCAAGGGGTTTGCAAAATTGACCAATGTGAAAATCCCGGATACATACACTGCTATTTTAAACAAGAGTATGGGATTGCAAGAATGTGAGCAATTATGCCTGAATAATTGTTCTTGCACTGCTTACGCGAGTGCTAATGTTAGTGTAGGAGGAATTGGATGCATTACTTGGTATGGTGACTTAATAGATACAAGGGAGTTTACAGATGGTGGCCAAGATTTCTATATCCGAGTATCTGCATCTACTTTGG CTCAATTCTTGGAGAAATCAAATGGCTATCACAGGAAAAGAACTATAGTGATTGTAACAGTGTGCATTATTGCAATACTCGTAGCACTCTCGATTGCTTGTTGTTTGGTAATATGGAAAAAGAGAAAAG ATAAAGAGGACCAGTTCACCAGTTTGATTACTTTGAAAAGGAATTTAGCATCATATGAGAACTCTTCAAGAGGCAATGAGATAGATGGAAGTGAACATGTTGATGTGTTAATCTTTGATCTAAACACTATTATTTCAGCCACTGATGATTTCTCCGATGCTAATAAACTCGGTGAAGGAGGCTTTGGCAGTGTTTACAAG GGTCAGCTAAATAATGGACAAGAAATAGCTGTCAAAAGACTTTCAAAAACTTCAGGGCAAGGAGTTGAGGAATTCAAGAATGAAGTAACGTTAATCGCGAAAGTACAGCACAGAAATCTTGTGAAGCTTTTAGGATGTTGCATACAAAAAGGAGAGAAGATGTTGGTATATGAATACTTGCCAAACAAAGGCTTGGACAATTTTATCTTTG ATAAAACTAAAGGGTCTCAGTTAGATTGGAGAAAACGATTTGAAATCATTGTTGGAATTGCACGAGGATTGTCATATCTTCACTACGATTCTCGAGTAAGAATCATACATAGGGATCTTAAAGCGAGCAACGTTTTACTAGATGCCTCTATGCAGCCAAAAATATCAGATTTCGGAACTGCTAGAATTTTTGGAGGTGATCAAATTGAAGCAAACACGAATCGAGTTGTTGGAACATA TGGTTATATGTCGCCGGAATATGCAATGGAAGGGCATTTTTCAGTGAAGTCTGATGTTTTCAGTTTTGGAGTTCTGTTGTTGGAGATCATCACAGGAAGGAAGAACACTACTCATTATCAAGAtcattctttaaatttagttGGAAAT GTTTGGGATTTCTGGAATGATGACAAAGCTATAGAAGTAGTTGATCCCTTATTAGGGGAGTGGTATGAAACTGGTGAAGTTTTAAGAtgcatccaaattggacttttgTGTGTTCAATCACATGCAAATGATAGGCCAATGATGTCTGAAGTAGTGTTTATGCTCTGCAATGAAACAAAACTATCTAACCCTGGACAACCTGGTTTTGTATTCAGATCAAGAAATTCTTCTTCACTTCCTTACTCATCATCAGCTAGTGTTGGAACATCTGTAAATGATACTTCCATTACTACACACCATGCCCGTTAA
- the LOC138899271 gene encoding uncharacterized protein has product MCPSVKQKFRKLKPDISLKIKEEVTKQINAKVLGEWDMKNTKIFPYLHCVQELIKRFTMIEFKHVPRIQNEFADALANLASMIQYPDKNFIDPIPIGIHKQPTYCAHVEEEIDKNPWFHDIKEYLEKGEYPEHATHTQKCTHRRLANHFF; this is encoded by the exons ATGTGTCCATCGGTGAAGCAGAAATTCAGAAAGCTCAAGCCAGATAttagtttgaagataaaagaggaggtcaccaagcaaatcaatgccaag gttctaggagaatgggatatgaagaacaccaaaatatttccatacttgcactgtgtacaagagctgatcaagagattCACAATGATAGAGTTCAagcatgttccaaggattcagaatgagtttgcagatgcattagccaATTTAGCCTCCATGATACAatacccagacaagaatttcatcgatcctatcccaataggaattcataagcagccaacttattgtgctcatgttgaggAAGAGATTGACAAAAATCCGTGGTTCCATGACATAAAGGAATACTTGGAAAAGGGAGAATATCCAGAGCACGCTACACACACTCAGAAGTGCACACAtcgaagattggccaaccatttcttttaA